The proteins below come from a single Bremerella sp. JC817 genomic window:
- the thrC gene encoding threonine synthase, protein MTTTSAVFQRCISPECGSTYDVSQTLVACPSCGDLLDIAYDWDRLAPPKTWKDIEANWAKRTNPLNFSGVWRFRSLFPFASDEQIVTLGEGQTLLQQTDHVGKFVGLDSGKLHLQYEGMNPSGSFKDNGMTAAFTHARMVGAKRAACASTGNTSASLAMYCSVTRLMKAVIFIGSGKISYGKLSQALDYGALTLQIAGDFDDAMARVKEVSKDMGIYLVNSVNPFRLEGQKSVMFRVLEALQWEPPDWIVVPGGNLGNSSAFGKAFAELKELGLISRIPRLAVINASGADTLDQLYNVHNVRWNDGKYPRDTIGEYYSKMDAEQRKASTLASAIEINRPVNLHKCLRALNDCDGVVRQVSDQEIMDAKSQVGAGGMGCEPASAASVAGAKILREQGVIAPSDRVVCILTGHLLKDPTATVAYHTTDQENFNKVLGSRGVKRATFANRAVAVKNDMNDIVQAIQLYG, encoded by the coding sequence GTGACCACCACCTCAGCCGTGTTCCAACGCTGCATCTCGCCCGAGTGCGGCAGTACGTACGACGTTTCCCAAACCCTTGTTGCCTGTCCCTCATGTGGCGATCTGCTCGATATCGCCTACGACTGGGACCGCCTTGCTCCTCCCAAGACCTGGAAGGACATCGAAGCCAACTGGGCCAAACGCACCAACCCGCTCAACTTCAGCGGTGTGTGGCGTTTTCGTTCGCTCTTCCCTTTCGCCTCGGACGAACAAATCGTCACGCTGGGCGAAGGTCAGACGCTGCTGCAGCAGACCGACCATGTCGGCAAGTTCGTCGGACTCGATTCCGGCAAGCTGCATCTGCAGTACGAAGGGATGAACCCCAGCGGCAGCTTCAAAGACAACGGCATGACCGCCGCGTTCACCCATGCCCGGATGGTGGGTGCCAAGCGAGCTGCTTGTGCGTCAACCGGTAACACCAGTGCTTCGCTCGCGATGTACTGCAGCGTCACTCGCTTGATGAAGGCCGTCATCTTCATCGGCAGCGGCAAGATCTCGTACGGCAAGCTGTCTCAGGCACTCGACTACGGTGCGTTGACCCTGCAGATCGCCGGCGACTTCGACGACGCCATGGCCCGCGTGAAAGAAGTCAGCAAGGACATGGGAATCTACCTGGTCAACAGCGTGAATCCTTTCCGCCTGGAAGGCCAGAAGTCGGTCATGTTCCGCGTGCTGGAAGCCTTGCAGTGGGAACCGCCAGATTGGATCGTTGTTCCTGGCGGCAACCTTGGTAACAGCAGTGCCTTTGGCAAGGCCTTCGCCGAACTGAAAGAGCTGGGCCTGATCTCGCGTATTCCTCGCCTGGCGGTCATCAACGCCAGCGGTGCCGATACGCTCGACCAGTTGTACAACGTCCACAACGTTCGCTGGAACGATGGCAAGTATCCTCGCGACACCATCGGCGAATACTACTCCAAGATGGATGCCGAACAGCGCAAGGCTTCGACCTTGGCCAGTGCGATTGAAATCAATCGTCCGGTCAACTTGCACAAGTGCTTGCGGGCGCTGAACGACTGTGACGGCGTCGTTCGCCAGGTTTCGGATCAAGAGATCATGGATGCCAAGAGCCAGGTAGGTGCCGGTGGTATGGGCTGCGAACCAGCCAGTGCCGCGAGCGTCGCCGGCGCTAAGATTCTGCGGGAACAAGGGGTCATCGCCCCGAGCGATCGCGTGGTCTGCATCCTGACCGGTCACTTACTGAAAGATCCGACCGCGACGGTCGCCTATCACACGACCGACCAAGAGAACTTCAACAAAGTCCTCGGCAGTCGTGGTGTCAAACGAGCGACGTTCGCCAACCGCGCCGTTGCCGTGAAGAACGACATGAACGACATCGTCCAGGCCATTCAGCTTTACGGCTAA
- a CDS encoding TraR/DksA family transcriptional regulator: protein MGSTHAGKGAYSAEESKAYHDKLRLLRARLVGDTNHLAESALNRTRSEAAGDLSKMPIHMADIGSDNYEQEFSLNLLAAEQDTLAEIDSALARIESGEYGACVECGHRIKKSRLNAIPFTHYCIDCASERDQEARG from the coding sequence ATGGGAAGCACACACGCAGGCAAAGGCGCCTACTCGGCGGAAGAGTCGAAAGCCTATCACGACAAGCTGCGGCTTTTGCGAGCCCGGTTGGTGGGTGACACCAATCATTTGGCCGAGTCCGCCTTGAATCGAACACGCAGCGAGGCGGCCGGTGATCTATCGAAAATGCCGATCCATATGGCCGATATTGGCTCGGACAACTACGAGCAAGAGTTCTCGCTGAACCTGTTGGCCGCCGAGCAGGATACACTGGCCGAAATCGATTCTGCCCTGGCACGAATCGAATCAGGCGAGTATGGTGCTTGCGTTGAATGTGGACACCGCATCAAGAAATCGCGACTCAATGCCATCCCCTTCACCCACTACTGCATCGACTGTGCCAGCGAGCGAGACCAAGAAGCCCGTGGATAG
- the lspA gene encoding signal peptidase II, translating to MDSPSTAVPINRYVWFFGLAIVGCGVDLWSKAAVFAWLGMPGQNRYFWLLEPYVGFQTSLNQGALFGLGQGYTSLFAIFSVVAAIGILCWLFAFKAAQDLMLTIALGLITGGIFGNLYDRLGIWGQPAVRDFILFQYNHEWVWPNFNIADALLVCGAALMLWHSLTANPEASKPADSSEAGT from the coding sequence GTGGATAGCCCTTCCACCGCTGTTCCGATCAACCGTTATGTATGGTTCTTCGGGCTGGCCATTGTTGGCTGTGGCGTTGATTTGTGGAGCAAAGCGGCAGTGTTCGCCTGGCTGGGAATGCCAGGACAGAATCGCTATTTCTGGCTGCTTGAGCCATACGTCGGCTTTCAGACATCGCTCAACCAAGGAGCGCTCTTTGGGCTAGGGCAGGGGTATACCTCGCTCTTCGCCATTTTTTCGGTCGTCGCTGCGATCGGAATTCTGTGCTGGTTGTTCGCCTTCAAGGCAGCCCAGGACTTGATGCTGACGATCGCCCTGGGCCTAATCACCGGCGGGATCTTCGGCAATCTGTACGATCGTCTCGGTATCTGGGGCCAACCGGCGGTTCGCGACTTTATCCTGTTCCAGTACAACCACGAGTGGGTCTGGCCGAACTTCAACATCGCCGACGCACTTTTGGTCTGCGGAGCTGCTCTGATGCTCTGGCACTCTCTGACTGCCAATCCCGAGGCGTCGAAACCGGCCGATTCTTCCGAAGCTGGAACCTAG
- a CDS encoding Rrf2 family transcriptional regulator: MKLSRTVAYALQATMQLAVSDSDTPVPCSQIAAKGEMPERFLLQVLRSLVNHGVLRSTRGVDGGYMLIRTPDEISLLDVIEAIEGPLDSKLPLPAAPEDHTQVNLQQALKDVTATARTQLESIKIAHLIQAPALETAEEESSLAEVAMTPAHTESIGAGAPHATSRAHHA, translated from the coding sequence ATGAAACTTTCTCGAACCGTCGCGTATGCTTTGCAGGCGACCATGCAACTCGCGGTATCCGACTCGGATACCCCCGTTCCTTGCAGCCAGATTGCTGCCAAGGGCGAAATGCCGGAGCGTTTTCTGCTCCAAGTTCTCCGTAGTCTGGTTAATCACGGCGTGCTGCGTAGCACGCGGGGTGTTGATGGTGGATACATGCTGATCCGCACGCCAGACGAAATCTCGTTGCTCGACGTGATCGAAGCGATTGAAGGGCCGCTCGACTCGAAGTTGCCTCTGCCAGCTGCTCCTGAAGATCACACCCAAGTGAACCTTCAGCAGGCACTTAAAGATGTAACCGCAACCGCACGTACTCAGTTGGAATCGATCAAAATCGCTCACCTGATCCAGGCCCCGGCTTTGGAGACGGCTGAGGAAGAATCGAGCTTGGCGGAAGTGGCGATGACACCGGCTCATACCGAGTCGATCGGTGCCGGAGCTCCGCATGCGACCAGCCGGGCCCACCACGCCTAA